From Amycolatopsis sp. YIM 10, the proteins below share one genomic window:
- a CDS encoding toxin-antitoxin system HicB family antitoxin, which produces MDLTPYVDNLRAELAMAAEASGDHARELAERLTGPLESAVRLTLLEALTAAAEEITRDLAPGSVDLRLRGRNTPSFVVTAPVAPSAGAPEPEAPPVADDDGPSARINLRLPENLKQRIEEAAGAEGLSINAWLVRAAASALAPGDRRGRGRQGQGQWDVLGGQRLTGWVR; this is translated from the coding sequence ATGGATTTGACGCCGTATGTCGACAACCTGCGTGCCGAGCTGGCGATGGCCGCCGAGGCCTCGGGCGACCACGCCCGCGAGCTCGCCGAGCGCCTGACCGGGCCGCTGGAGTCGGCGGTCCGGCTCACCCTGCTGGAGGCGCTGACCGCGGCCGCCGAGGAGATCACCCGTGATCTCGCGCCCGGTTCGGTGGACCTGCGCCTGCGCGGGCGCAACACGCCCAGCTTCGTGGTCACCGCACCCGTGGCGCCGTCGGCGGGCGCGCCGGAGCCTGAAGCGCCGCCCGTCGCCGACGACGACGGGCCGTCGGCCCGCATCAACCTCCGGCTGCCGGAGAACCTGAAGCAGCGGATCGAAGAGGCGGCCGGGGCCGAAGGGCTGTCGATCAACGCCTGGCTGGTCCGGGCGGCGGCGTCGGCGCTCGCACCCGGTGATCGCCGCGGTCGCGGACGTCAGGGACAGGGGCAGTGGGACGTTCTCGGCGGCCAGCGCCTCACCGGCTGGGTCCGGTAG
- a CDS encoding Glu/Leu/Phe/Val dehydrogenase dimerization domain-containing protein, with translation MSTTGVWEHEEVVLRRGTRSGLPITVAAHSRSLGPAIGGCRLRHYPDWRDGLADALRLAKAMTLKCAVAGVPFGGGKSVVGLPATTSPELRLAALEDLGELIGSLGGSYIPGPDVGTGPADMLILRRHAAQVFCLPATHGGVGSSSGPTAVGVLAALRAGARHVFGSASVTGRKVVISGFGAVGSALAASLAADGAVVVVSDVDDAARAHAQELGYGWVHPEDAPAEPADIFVPAAVGGVLTPSVISLLTAPLIVGPANNQLTEDSVAHRLDSQGFTWIPDFVASAGGIIYTLAREIRGLSHDRATAEVGGIEQTTDLLLTRARANGTTPLAEAIALADTRTKP, from the coding sequence TTGTCGACCACAGGAGTTTGGGAGCACGAGGAGGTCGTGCTCCGGCGCGGGACGCGGTCCGGGCTGCCGATCACGGTGGCCGCGCACTCGCGGTCGCTCGGGCCCGCGATCGGGGGCTGCCGCCTGCGGCACTACCCCGACTGGCGCGACGGACTGGCCGACGCACTGCGGCTGGCCAAGGCGATGACGTTGAAGTGCGCGGTCGCCGGGGTGCCGTTCGGCGGCGGCAAGAGCGTGGTCGGGCTGCCCGCCACGACGTCACCGGAACTGCGGCTCGCGGCGCTGGAGGACCTCGGGGAGCTGATCGGTTCGCTGGGCGGCTCGTACATTCCCGGGCCGGACGTGGGCACCGGGCCGGCGGACATGCTGATCCTCCGCCGCCACGCCGCGCAGGTTTTCTGCCTGCCCGCCACACACGGTGGTGTCGGCTCGTCGAGCGGGCCGACCGCGGTCGGCGTGCTGGCCGCCCTGCGCGCCGGGGCGCGGCACGTGTTCGGCAGCGCCTCGGTGACCGGGCGGAAGGTGGTGATCAGCGGCTTCGGCGCGGTGGGGAGCGCACTGGCCGCCTCGCTGGCCGCCGACGGCGCCGTGGTTGTTGTGTCCGATGTGGACGATGCCGCGCGCGCACACGCCCAGGAACTCGGTTACGGCTGGGTGCACCCCGAAGACGCGCCCGCGGAACCGGCCGACATCTTCGTGCCCGCCGCGGTCGGCGGGGTGCTGACGCCGTCGGTGATCAGCCTGCTCACCGCGCCCCTGATCGTCGGGCCCGCGAACAACCAGCTGACCGAGGACTCGGTGGCCCACCGCCTCGACAGCCAGGGCTTCACCTGGATCCCGGACTTCGTGGCCAGCGCCGGGGGCATCATCTACACGCTGGCCAGGGAAATCCGGGGCCTGTCCCACGACCGCGCCACGGCCGAGGTCGGCGGCATCGAACAGACCACCGACCTGCTCCTGACCCGGGCCCGCGCGAACGGCACCACCCCGCTCGCCGAAGCCATCGCGCTGGCCGACACCCGCACCAAGCCCTGA
- a CDS encoding NAD(P)/FAD-dependent oxidoreductase, producing MARKRVVVVGGGFAGYHAAKTLAKELSPDEHEIVLVNPTDYFLYLPLLPEVAAGVIDPRRVSVSLPGTLRGVRLVLGEVTDADLDSHELTYVDPEDGEHKLGFDKLILAAGSVNKLLPIPGVTEHAHGFRGVPEALYLRDHVTRQIELAAAADDPAERAERCTFVVVGAGYTGTEVAAQGPAFTKALAARHPELADQPIRWLLLDLAPKVLPELDERLSRTADRVLCGRGVEVLMETSIDEAQRTGVKLTNGEFVPSRTLVWCVGVRPDPLVSGLGLDTEKGRLVTDACLNVPGHPDVFACGDAAAVPDLTRPGQITTMTAQHAQRQGKLAGRNVAASLKGAPLKKYRHRDLGFVVDLGEWQAAANPLHIPLSGFPAKVVTRGYHLMAMPGNRVRTAVDWALEAMGKRQTVQLGLVRSGTVPLDTDSPELPRLLRR from the coding sequence ATGGCACGCAAACGGGTGGTCGTTGTCGGCGGCGGGTTCGCCGGCTACCACGCCGCGAAGACACTGGCCAAGGAACTGAGCCCGGACGAGCACGAGATCGTCCTGGTGAACCCCACCGACTACTTCCTGTACCTGCCGTTGCTGCCCGAAGTCGCGGCAGGCGTGATCGACCCGCGGCGCGTGTCGGTGTCGTTGCCCGGCACGTTGCGCGGGGTCCGGCTGGTGCTGGGCGAGGTGACCGACGCCGACCTGGACTCGCACGAGCTGACCTACGTCGATCCCGAGGACGGCGAGCACAAGCTCGGCTTCGACAAGCTGATCCTGGCCGCCGGCAGCGTGAACAAGCTGCTGCCGATCCCCGGCGTCACCGAGCACGCGCACGGTTTCCGCGGCGTGCCGGAAGCGCTGTACCTGCGCGACCACGTCACCCGGCAGATCGAACTGGCGGCCGCTGCCGACGACCCGGCCGAACGCGCCGAGCGCTGCACGTTCGTGGTGGTCGGCGCCGGGTACACCGGCACCGAGGTGGCCGCGCAGGGACCGGCGTTCACCAAGGCGCTGGCCGCACGGCACCCGGAACTGGCGGACCAGCCGATCCGGTGGCTGCTGCTCGACCTCGCGCCGAAGGTGCTGCCCGAACTGGACGAGCGCCTCTCCCGCACCGCCGACCGGGTCCTGTGCGGGCGCGGGGTCGAGGTGCTCATGGAGACCTCGATCGACGAAGCCCAGCGGACGGGCGTCAAGCTGACCAACGGCGAGTTCGTGCCGTCGCGCACGCTGGTGTGGTGCGTCGGCGTCCGCCCGGACCCGCTGGTTTCCGGGCTGGGACTGGACACTGAGAAGGGCAGGCTGGTCACCGACGCCTGCCTGAACGTGCCCGGTCACCCGGACGTGTTCGCCTGCGGTGACGCCGCGGCCGTGCCGGACCTGACCAGGCCGGGCCAGATCACCACGATGACCGCGCAGCACGCGCAGCGGCAGGGCAAGCTCGCCGGGCGCAACGTGGCGGCGTCGCTGAAGGGCGCGCCGCTGAAGAAGTACCGCCACCGCGACCTCGGCTTCGTGGTCGACCTCGGCGAGTGGCAGGCGGCCGCGAATCCGCTGCACATCCCGCTTTCCGGGTTCCCGGCGAAGGTGGTCACCCGTGGCTACCACCTGATGGCGATGCCGGGCAACCGTGTGCGCACCGCGGTGGACTGGGCACTGGAGGCGATGGGCAAGCGGCAGACCGTGCAGCTCGGCCTGGTGCGCTCGGGCACCGTGCCGCTGGACACCGATTCCCCGGAGCTGCCCCGGCTGCTGCGCCGTTAG
- a CDS encoding Lrp/AsnC family transcriptional regulator — MDELDSAIVRHLQEDARQSNRDIARKIGIAPSTCLERTRLLRERGVIRGYHADIDLPALNRGVQALVTAQVRPLSRTVIDTFWQSVAKLPEVLSVFVTAGSDDFLMHVTAQDIEHLHSFLVDRLAKRREIVSFRTSIVFQHLAKNVLAPLPEG, encoded by the coding sequence CTGGATGAACTTGATTCGGCGATCGTCCGGCATCTGCAGGAGGATGCACGGCAGTCGAACCGCGACATCGCACGCAAGATCGGCATCGCGCCGTCGACCTGCCTGGAGCGCACGCGACTGCTGCGTGAACGCGGGGTGATCCGCGGTTATCACGCGGACATCGACCTGCCCGCGCTCAACCGCGGCGTGCAGGCGCTGGTCACCGCGCAGGTGCGCCCGCTGAGCCGGACGGTGATCGACACGTTCTGGCAGTCCGTGGCGAAGCTGCCCGAGGTGCTCTCGGTTTTTGTCACCGCGGGCAGCGACGACTTCCTCATGCACGTGACCGCGCAGGACATCGAGCACCTGCACTCGTTCCTGGTCGACCGCCTCGCCAAGCGCCGGGAGATCGTCAGCTTCCGCACGTCGATCGTGTTCCAGCACCTGGCGAAGAACGTGCTCGCCCCGCTGCCGGAGGGCTAA
- a CDS encoding DUF5682 family protein, which yields MAATFLGVRHHSPACARLAGSVIDRLRPAHVLVEGPAELNGRLGELLLGHELPIAVFSHYRDDHRTMASWSPFCEYSPEWIALTTGLAVGAQVRFIDLPAWHPALATRRNRYTDAEDRYADAVARLCTAFAVDNVDSLWDQLFEVEPPDGLPERLTAYFDLLRGGSEADEDDAARERYMASWVRAAVADAGSAPVVVVTGGFHRPALERLAEGGSDGWPVVPSPPPGATGESFLVPYSFKRLDAFTGYQSGMPSPEYYQLLWESGPDAAAAGLIEAVVTRLRRRGLPVSTADLVTAHALAAGLANLRGHPRPARADILDALASALIADDLEQRLPWSTRGPLRAGAHPAVVEMVAALSGERTGRLHPGTPAPPLVRAVTTELAELGLDGDGPVHLDLGRDGHRSRVLHRLRVLDVPGFERRRGPCSGADPVGTEHWRLTVTELRLPMLIEAGAYGGTPADAAAAVLAERAAGAEVGELAAVLFDAVLCGVVELAEQVLAELRTGLAAATELGALGRVLAVVLGLWRHGDLWHTAGSEALAEVLVAAVPRVLWLAEGVRGVSAPADQDRLDAMVALRDTLRYATPMLDRAAVLAACRRIAADPGAPPDLRGAAFGLVWASGEAGDPVLAIPGGPRTAGDWLAGLFALARAQVLAGSQVLDVLDDLVSGMGDEDFLIALPALRQAFAYFPPYERRQLAAALRRPAPAPPPVPADPGVESTVDKMLRAEGLC from the coding sequence ATGGCCGCCACCTTTCTCGGCGTCCGCCACCACAGCCCGGCGTGCGCGCGGCTGGCCGGTTCCGTGATCGACCGGCTGCGACCGGCGCACGTGCTGGTCGAGGGCCCGGCCGAGCTGAACGGCAGGCTCGGCGAACTGCTGCTCGGGCACGAGCTGCCGATCGCGGTCTTCAGCCACTACCGCGACGACCACCGCACGATGGCCTCCTGGAGCCCGTTCTGCGAGTACTCGCCGGAATGGATCGCGCTCACCACCGGGCTGGCGGTGGGCGCGCAGGTGCGCTTCATCGACCTGCCCGCGTGGCATCCCGCGCTGGCCACCCGCCGCAACCGCTACACCGACGCCGAAGACCGGTACGCCGACGCGGTGGCCCGGCTCTGCACCGCCTTCGCCGTGGACAACGTGGATTCGTTGTGGGATCAGCTCTTCGAAGTCGAACCACCGGACGGGCTGCCCGAGCGGTTGACCGCCTACTTCGACCTGCTGCGCGGTGGATCCGAGGCCGATGAGGACGACGCGGCGCGCGAGCGGTACATGGCCTCATGGGTGCGGGCCGCCGTCGCGGACGCCGGTTCGGCGCCGGTGGTCGTGGTCACCGGCGGTTTCCACCGGCCCGCGTTGGAACGCCTGGCCGAGGGCGGTTCCGACGGCTGGCCGGTGGTGCCGTCCCCGCCGCCCGGCGCCACCGGCGAGAGCTTCCTGGTGCCGTACTCGTTCAAGCGGCTGGACGCCTTCACCGGTTACCAGTCCGGTATGCCGTCGCCGGAGTACTACCAGCTCCTGTGGGAAAGCGGTCCGGACGCGGCGGCGGCCGGGCTGATCGAGGCGGTGGTGACCAGGCTGCGCCGCCGCGGTCTCCCGGTGTCCACCGCCGATCTGGTCACCGCGCACGCCCTGGCCGCCGGGCTGGCGAACCTGCGCGGGCACCCGCGGCCCGCCCGCGCGGACATTCTCGACGCGCTCGCGAGCGCGCTGATCGCGGACGACCTCGAACAGCGGCTCCCGTGGAGCACCCGCGGGCCACTGCGGGCCGGCGCGCACCCGGCGGTGGTCGAGATGGTCGCCGCGCTCAGTGGTGAACGCACCGGCCGCCTGCATCCCGGCACCCCGGCCCCGCCGCTGGTCCGTGCGGTCACCACCGAGCTGGCCGAACTCGGGCTCGACGGCGACGGTCCGGTCCACCTCGATCTCGGCCGCGACGGGCATCGGAGCCGCGTGCTGCATCGGCTGCGCGTACTGGACGTTCCGGGTTTCGAACGCCGGCGCGGCCCGTGCTCGGGTGCCGATCCGGTGGGCACCGAGCACTGGCGGCTGACCGTGACGGAACTGCGCCTGCCCATGCTGATCGAAGCGGGCGCGTACGGTGGCACCCCGGCGGACGCGGCCGCCGCGGTGCTCGCCGAACGAGCCGCGGGCGCGGAGGTCGGCGAGCTGGCCGCCGTGTTGTTCGACGCGGTGCTGTGCGGGGTGGTCGAACTCGCCGAACAGGTACTGGCGGAGCTGCGGACCGGGCTGGCCGCCGCCACCGAGCTGGGTGCGCTGGGCCGGGTGCTGGCGGTGGTGCTCGGCCTGTGGCGGCACGGTGATCTCTGGCACACAGCGGGCAGCGAGGCACTGGCCGAGGTGCTCGTCGCGGCGGTGCCCAGGGTGCTGTGGCTGGCCGAGGGTGTGCGCGGTGTTTCGGCGCCCGCCGACCAGGACAGGCTCGACGCGATGGTGGCCCTGCGCGACACCCTGCGGTACGCCACGCCCATGCTCGACAGGGCGGCCGTGCTCGCGGCGTGCCGTCGGATAGCCGCTGATCCGGGTGCGCCACCGGATCTCCGCGGTGCGGCCTTCGGACTGGTCTGGGCTTCGGGCGAGGCCGGTGATCCGGTGCTCGCGATCCCCGGCGGGCCGCGCACCGCAGGCGACTGGCTGGCCGGGCTGTTCGCGCTGGCCAGGGCGCAGGTGCTCGCCGGGAGCCAGGTGCTCGACGTGCTCGACGATCTGGTCAGCGGCATGGGGGACGAGGATTTCCTGATCGCGTTGCCCGCCCTGCGTCAGGCGTTCGCCTACTTCCCGCCGTACGAACGACGGCAGCTCGCCGCCGCACTGCGCCGCCCGGCACCCGCCCCGCCGCCCGTGCCTGCCGACCCGGGTGTCGAGTCCACAGTGGACAAGATGTTGCGAGCGGAGGGGCTGTGCTGA
- a CDS encoding VWA domain-containing protein, whose product MLTEPSRWRLVLGEPATPHTGPLTGASAERDAALDWLYGRDPALAERGERRGGSGAPTLTTVDWLDGVHRLFPRATVERLERDAVERYELHEVVTDPAVLARIEPNPTLLRAILRTKHLMHEGVLAQARRIVEAVVADLTTKLATELGRALSGTRTRRPSTFRRARDFDFHGTIRANLAHYRPGTGRIAIERPLFVSRTRRHAERWQLVLLVDQSGSMAGSVIHAAVTAACLWGVPGLSTHLVAFDTELADLTSEVTDPVELLMKVQLGGGTDIARAVAYAATLVENPRRAIVAVISDFFEGGNEQELVRSVAGLTGQGTRVLGLAALDEEANPVYHRELAQRLANAGAFVGAMTPGELAGFVAERIGR is encoded by the coding sequence GTGCTGACCGAACCGTCCCGCTGGCGGCTGGTCCTCGGTGAACCGGCCACCCCGCACACCGGTCCGCTCACCGGTGCGTCCGCCGAACGCGACGCCGCGCTGGACTGGTTGTACGGCCGGGATCCGGCGCTGGCCGAGCGCGGTGAGCGGCGTGGCGGTTCCGGCGCGCCCACACTGACCACAGTGGACTGGCTCGACGGCGTCCACCGGCTGTTCCCGCGCGCCACCGTCGAACGGCTGGAGCGCGACGCCGTCGAACGCTACGAGCTTCACGAGGTGGTCACCGATCCGGCGGTGCTGGCCAGGATCGAACCGAATCCCACCCTGCTGCGGGCGATCCTGCGCACCAAGCACCTGATGCACGAGGGCGTGCTCGCGCAGGCGCGGCGCATCGTCGAGGCCGTGGTCGCGGACCTGACCACCAAGCTGGCCACCGAACTCGGCCGGGCGCTGTCCGGCACCAGGACGAGGCGGCCGTCGACGTTCCGGCGGGCGCGCGACTTCGACTTCCACGGCACGATCCGCGCCAATCTCGCGCACTACCGGCCCGGCACCGGGCGGATCGCGATCGAACGCCCGCTGTTCGTCTCCCGCACGCGCCGCCACGCCGAGCGCTGGCAGCTGGTGCTGCTGGTGGACCAGTCCGGCTCGATGGCCGGTTCGGTCATCCACGCCGCGGTCACCGCCGCCTGCCTGTGGGGCGTGCCCGGGTTGAGCACGCATCTCGTGGCCTTCGACACCGAACTCGCCGATCTCACCTCGGAGGTGACCGATCCAGTGGAACTGCTGATGAAGGTGCAACTCGGCGGCGGCACGGACATCGCTCGCGCCGTCGCCTACGCCGCCACCCTGGTCGAAAACCCGCGCCGCGCGATCGTCGCGGTGATCAGCGACTTCTTCGAGGGCGGCAACGAACAGGAGCTGGTCCGCTCGGTGGCCGGGCTGACCGGGCAGGGCACCCGCGTGCTCGGGCTGGCCGCGCTCGACGAGGAGGCGAACCCGGTCTACCACCGCGAACTCGCCCAGCGGCTGGCGAACGCCGGCGCGTTCGTCGGCGCGATGACCCCGGGCGAGCTGGCCGGTTTTGTCGCGGAACGGATCGGGCGATGA
- a CDS encoding molybdopterin-dependent oxidoreductase, which translates to MSRPHLTHWGAFQASSDGTRLTEVQPFPGDPEPNGLIHNVASAQHHPTRVDRPYVRAGWLEHGPGSARRGTEPFVPLDWARAEELLGAELRRVYRDHGARKVFGGSYGWGSAGRFHHAQSQVHRFLNTLGGYVRSFGTYSYGTSEALLPHILGDAWAIIRGSTSWEQIERHTDLVVAFGGISAKNAMMSSGGVARHRIRSRLARVRASGTRFVSISPIADDTPPEAEAEWLAPRPGTDAALMLGLAHVLITEELADRAFLDRYTVGYGKFAADVIAQGRTPEWAAAQTGLPAERIKHLAREMAAGRTMISVSWSLQRTRFGEQPLWLGVVLAAMLGQIGLPGGGFGHGYGSSAYPGEGGSAVSLPALPQGHNPVREFIPVARIADMLLNPGAPYDFNGRRLSYPDIRLVYWCGGNPFHHHQDLARLREAFTRPETIVVHDPFWTSTARHADFVLPSTMTVERDDFGMGNADAELWAMPALTAPHGQARDDYTIFSALAARFGVEREFTEGRDARAWLEHLYSNWREDVPDFETFFATGVAELPVRPVDQVLLADFRADPDAAPLPTPSGRIEIHSATIEGFGYPDCPGHPVWLDPGPEPADRPLFLLANQPKSRLHSQHDVGTHSRATKHRDREPLRMHPDDAAARGLEDGAIVLVRGERGACLAAVGLSEALRPGVVQLSTGAWYDPDPEDPAFCRHGNPNVLFADVPTSALAQGCAGAYTRVEITAYDGELPPLTVLEPPPSRN; encoded by the coding sequence ATGAGCAGGCCGCACCTGACCCATTGGGGCGCGTTCCAGGCGAGTTCCGACGGCACCCGCCTGACCGAGGTCCAGCCCTTTCCCGGCGACCCCGAGCCGAACGGGCTCATCCACAACGTGGCCTCCGCCCAGCACCATCCCACCCGGGTCGACCGGCCCTACGTCCGCGCGGGCTGGCTCGAGCACGGGCCCGGCAGCGCGCGCCGCGGCACCGAGCCCTTCGTGCCGCTCGACTGGGCGCGGGCCGAGGAACTGCTGGGCGCCGAGCTGCGCCGGGTGTACCGCGACCACGGGGCGCGGAAAGTCTTCGGCGGGTCCTACGGCTGGGGGAGCGCCGGTCGCTTCCACCACGCCCAGAGCCAGGTCCACCGCTTCCTCAACACCCTCGGCGGCTACGTCCGCTCCTTCGGCACCTACAGCTACGGCACCAGCGAAGCCCTTCTCCCGCACATCCTCGGCGACGCCTGGGCGATCATCCGCGGCTCCACCTCCTGGGAGCAGATCGAGCGCCACACCGACCTGGTCGTCGCTTTCGGCGGCATTTCGGCCAAGAACGCGATGATGTCCTCCGGCGGCGTCGCCCGGCATCGGATTCGCTCTCGCCTGGCGCGGGTCAGGGCATCCGGCACGCGCTTCGTCTCGATCAGCCCGATCGCCGACGACACCCCGCCCGAGGCCGAGGCGGAGTGGCTCGCCCCGCGCCCCGGTACCGACGCGGCGCTGATGCTCGGGCTCGCGCACGTGCTGATCACCGAGGAACTGGCCGACCGCGCCTTCCTCGACCGCTACACCGTCGGCTACGGCAAGTTCGCCGCCGACGTCATCGCACAGGGACGCACACCGGAATGGGCCGCGGCACAAACCGGTCTGCCCGCCGAGCGCATCAAACACCTGGCCAGGGAAATGGCCGCCGGTCGCACGATGATCTCGGTCAGCTGGTCGCTGCAACGCACCCGCTTCGGTGAGCAGCCGCTGTGGCTCGGCGTGGTGCTGGCCGCGATGCTCGGCCAGATCGGCCTGCCCGGCGGCGGGTTCGGCCACGGGTACGGGTCGTCCGCCTATCCCGGCGAGGGCGGCTCCGCCGTCTCCCTGCCCGCGCTGCCGCAGGGCCACAACCCGGTGCGGGAGTTCATCCCGGTCGCCCGGATCGCCGACATGCTGCTCAATCCCGGCGCCCCCTACGACTTCAACGGCCGTCGACTGTCCTATCCGGACATCCGGCTGGTCTACTGGTGCGGCGGCAACCCGTTCCACCACCACCAGGACCTGGCCCGGCTGCGCGAGGCGTTCACCAGGCCGGAGACGATCGTCGTGCACGACCCGTTCTGGACCTCGACCGCGCGTCACGCCGACTTCGTGCTGCCTTCGACGATGACCGTGGAGCGGGACGACTTCGGCATGGGCAACGCCGACGCCGAGCTGTGGGCCATGCCCGCGCTCACCGCCCCGCACGGCCAGGCCCGCGACGACTACACGATCTTCAGCGCACTGGCCGCCCGGTTCGGCGTGGAGCGGGAGTTCACCGAGGGACGCGACGCGCGCGCCTGGCTGGAGCACCTCTACTCGAACTGGCGCGAGGACGTGCCCGACTTCGAGACCTTCTTCGCCACCGGTGTCGCCGAACTGCCGGTGCGCCCGGTGGACCAGGTGCTGCTGGCGGATTTCCGCGCGGATCCGGATGCGGCGCCGCTGCCCACGCCGAGCGGCCGGATCGAAATCCACTCCGCGACCATCGAAGGCTTCGGTTATCCGGACTGCCCAGGTCACCCGGTCTGGCTCGACCCCGGCCCCGAACCGGCGGATCGCCCGCTGTTTCTGCTGGCCAATCAGCCGAAGTCCCGGCTGCACAGCCAGCACGACGTCGGCACGCACAGCCGCGCCACCAAGCACCGCGATCGTGAGCCGCTGCGCATGCACCCGGACGACGCCGCCGCGCGAGGTCTCGAAGACGGCGCCATCGTGCTGGTGCGCGGCGAACGTGGTGCGTGCCTGGCCGCGGTCGGGCTGTCCGAGGCGCTGCGGCCCGGCGTGGTCCAGTTGTCCACCGGCGCCTGGTACGACCCGGACCCCGAGGACCCGGCGTTCTGCCGCCACGGCAATCCGAACGTGCTGTTCGCCGACGTGCCGACCTCGGCCCTCGCGCAGGGCTGCGCCGGTGCGTACACCCGCGTCGAGATCACCGCCTACGATGGGGAACTGCCGCCACTCACCGTGCTTGAGCCACCGCCAAGCCGGAACTGA
- a CDS encoding DUF4097 family beta strand repeat-containing protein gives MPVFTTPQPITVRLDLPVGDARIIAGDRADTVVEVHPGNPGKKHDVEAAERTTVDYSGNRLVIRAPSTKSSLFGRSSSVRVTVELPAGSTIQADAQWTTFSTEGRLGDCRFTTGGEVRIDRTGALWLNSSVGDVVVEHADGDVEVTAGSGQVRIGEITGGGVIRNSSGSCWVGRAGGDVRLNTASGHITVDRADAGVEARTAYGEIRIGEVSRGVVKLETSAGEIEVGIRKGVAAWLDVSTGFGQVSSELDDAGEPSGDPADTVEVRARSGYGNIRINRSR, from the coding sequence ATGCCTGTTTTCACCACACCCCAGCCGATCACCGTTCGCCTCGACCTGCCGGTCGGTGACGCCAGGATCATCGCCGGGGACCGCGCCGACACGGTGGTGGAGGTGCACCCGGGCAATCCGGGGAAGAAGCACGACGTCGAGGCCGCCGAGCGGACCACCGTCGACTACAGCGGCAACCGGCTGGTGATCCGGGCGCCGTCGACCAAGTCCTCGCTGTTCGGGCGGAGCAGCTCGGTGCGGGTCACCGTGGAACTGCCCGCCGGCTCGACGATCCAGGCCGACGCGCAGTGGACCACGTTCAGCACCGAGGGCAGGCTCGGCGACTGCCGGTTCACCACCGGCGGCGAGGTGCGGATCGACCGGACCGGTGCGCTGTGGCTGAACTCGAGCGTCGGCGACGTGGTGGTCGAGCACGCGGACGGCGACGTCGAGGTGACCGCGGGCTCGGGGCAGGTGCGCATCGGCGAGATCACCGGTGGCGGGGTGATCCGGAACTCGTCGGGCAGCTGCTGGGTCGGCCGGGCCGGCGGTGACGTGCGGCTGAACACGGCCAGCGGGCACATCACCGTCGACCGGGCGGACGCCGGGGTCGAGGCGAGGACGGCGTACGGCGAGATCCGGATCGGCGAGGTCTCGCGAGGCGTGGTGAAACTGGAGACCTCGGCGGGTGAGATCGAGGTCGGCATTCGCAAGGGCGTCGCCGCCTGGCTGGACGTGAGCACCGGGTTCGGCCAGGTGAGCAGTGAACTCGACGACGCCGGCGAGCCGTCGGGCGATCCCGCGGACACCGTGGAGGTCCGCGCGCGCAGCGGCTACGGGAACATCCGGATCAACCGCTCCCGCTGA
- a CDS encoding AAA family ATPase, producing MTAPSRVQRPPAEVRHAEELARLRETDHDPRPPGWALSPRAARRFIVGDERAGIRGKFVGDPSLVDRALVALATNRGLLLIGPPGTAKSLLSELIAAAVSGDSTLIVQGGAATTEDQIRYSWNYAMLVAEGPSPRSLVPAPMLRGMREGRVVRFEELTRCPLEVQDCLLSLLSERVLAIPELPGEHAAVFAAHGFNVIATANTGDRGVNEMSTALKRRFTFETVFPIADYDTELELVRAESAALLDRSGVGAAPDRDLLSVLVTTFRELREGTGAERPSAVLSTAEAVSVAHAVGVRGWYLRGEPGTAADLVECLAGTAVKDSEPDLARLRRYLDHHVPRKQGAHWRALHEARDRLPG from the coding sequence ATGACCGCGCCGAGCCGGGTCCAGCGCCCGCCCGCCGAAGTGCGTCACGCCGAGGAACTGGCGCGGCTGCGCGAAACCGATCACGATCCCCGGCCGCCGGGCTGGGCGCTGAGCCCGCGTGCCGCCCGCCGGTTCATCGTCGGTGACGAGCGCGCGGGCATCCGCGGCAAGTTCGTCGGCGATCCGTCCCTGGTGGACAGGGCGCTGGTGGCGCTCGCGACGAACCGCGGCCTGCTGCTGATCGGTCCGCCCGGCACCGCGAAATCCCTGCTGTCCGAACTGATCGCGGCCGCGGTCAGCGGTGATTCCACGCTCATCGTGCAGGGCGGCGCGGCCACCACCGAGGACCAGATCAGGTACTCCTGGAACTACGCGATGCTGGTCGCCGAAGGCCCGTCACCTCGCTCGCTGGTCCCGGCGCCGATGCTGCGCGGTATGCGCGAGGGCCGCGTGGTGCGGTTCGAGGAGCTGACCCGCTGTCCGCTGGAGGTCCAGGACTGCCTGCTTTCCCTGCTGTCGGAACGGGTGCTGGCGATTCCCGAGCTGCCCGGAGAGCACGCCGCGGTGTTCGCCGCGCACGGCTTCAACGTGATCGCCACGGCCAACACCGGCGATCGCGGGGTCAACGAGATGAGCACCGCGCTCAAGCGGCGGTTCACCTTCGAGACGGTGTTCCCGATCGCCGACTACGACACCGAACTGGAACTGGTCCGAGCCGAGTCCGCCGCGCTGCTCGACCGGTCCGGTGTCGGCGCGGCCCCGGATCGCGACCTGCTGTCCGTACTGGTCACCACCTTCCGCGAGCTGCGCGAGGGCACCGGCGCCGAGCGTCCGTCGGCCGTGCTGAGCACCGCCGAGGCGGTTTCGGTGGCACACGCGGTCGGTGTGCGGGGCTGGTACCTGCGCGGCGAGCCGGGCACCGCGGCGGACCTGGTCGAATGCCTCGCCGGAACCGCGGTGAAGGACAGCGAGCCCGATCTCGCCCGGCTCCGCCGCTATCTCGATCACCACGTCCCTCGCAAGCAGGGCGCGCACTGGCGCGCGCTGCACGAGGCGCGCGATCGGCTGCCCGGCTGA